One genomic region from Bacillus solimangrovi encodes:
- the hemE gene encoding uroporphyrinogen decarboxylase, which produces MNNRQFNDTFLKACRGEKAEHVPVWYMRQAGRSQPEYRKLKEKYSLFEITHQPELCAYVTRLPVEQYDVDAAILYKDIMSPLPAIGVDVDIKTGIGPVIDNPIRSLADVERLGEINPEEDVPYVLETIKLLTQEQLNVPLIGFSGAPFTLASYMIEGGPSKNYNKTKSFMYSEPEAWFKLMEKLADMTITYVKSQIKAGAKAIQIFDSWVGALNVADYRVFIKPVMERIFSELKEENVPLIMFGVGASHLAMEWHDLPLDVVGLDWRLPIQEARSLGITKAVQGNLDPSILIAPWEVIEERTKEILDQGMLNPGYIFNLGHGVFPDVKVDTLKRLTKFVHDYSMNK; this is translated from the coding sequence ATGAATAATCGCCAATTTAATGATACATTTTTAAAAGCATGTCGTGGAGAGAAAGCTGAACATGTACCTGTATGGTATATGAGACAAGCTGGACGATCTCAGCCTGAATATCGAAAACTGAAAGAAAAATATTCGTTATTTGAAATTACGCATCAACCAGAGTTATGTGCATATGTAACTAGGCTTCCAGTTGAGCAGTACGATGTAGATGCAGCTATCTTATATAAAGATATTATGTCACCGCTTCCAGCTATTGGTGTTGATGTTGATATTAAAACAGGAATCGGTCCTGTTATTGATAACCCAATTCGTTCACTTGCAGATGTTGAACGTCTAGGTGAAATAAATCCTGAAGAGGACGTTCCGTATGTTTTAGAAACAATTAAATTATTAACGCAAGAGCAGCTTAATGTACCTCTTATCGGATTCAGTGGTGCTCCTTTCACACTTGCGAGCTATATGATTGAGGGCGGTCCATCAAAGAATTATAATAAAACAAAGTCATTCATGTATAGTGAACCAGAAGCATGGTTTAAATTAATGGAAAAGCTAGCTGATATGACAATTACATATGTGAAATCACAGATTAAAGCAGGAGCGAAGGCAATTCAAATCTTTGATTCTTGGGTTGGAGCGCTAAATGTTGCTGATTATCGGGTATTTATTAAACCTGTCATGGAACGAATTTTCAGCGAGTTAAAAGAAGAGAACGTACCACTTATTATGTTCGGAGTAGGTGCAAGTCACCTTGCAATGGAATGGCATGATCTACCTCTTGATGTTGTTGGATTGGATTGGAGACTTCCAATACAAGAAGCTCGTTCATTAGGGATTACAAAAGCAGTACAAGGTAACTTAGATCCGTCAATTCTAATTGCCCCTTGGGAAGTTATTGAAGAACGTACGAAGGAAATTCTCGATCAAGGAATGTTAAACCCTGGTTACATCTTCAATCTAGGGCATGGTGTTTTCCCTGATGTTAAGGTTGATACATTAAAGCGTTTAACAAAATTTGTGCATGACTATTCGATGAATAAATAA
- the yhfH gene encoding protein YhfH, with protein MKITEFFKNLPPKHCHKCGEVIEEQHECYHNQCERCLSDLK; from the coding sequence ATGAAAATAACTGAATTTTTCAAAAATCTTCCGCCAAAGCACTGCCACAAATGTGGTGAAGTCATTGAAGAACAACATGAGTGTTATCATAATCAATGTGAACGATGCTTGAGTGATCTCAAGTAA
- the hemY gene encoding protoporphyrinogen oxidase yields the protein MSENKRKIVIIGGGITGLTVAYYLQKEIHKQQLAIECTLLEASTRLGGKVQTYTENGFVVERGPDSFLARKQSASRLVNEVGMSDALISNRTGKSYVLVKDRLHLMPGGSIMGIPTKMTPFAFSGLFSPLGKLRAGADFILPRSKETSDQSLGHFFRRRLGNEVVDHLIEPLLSGIYAGDIDELSLQATFPQFQQVEEKYRSLILGMKRGIPKPVSSQKMQVGDKGMFLTVSTGLESLVHEVEKHLDQGTVQLQTSVEKIHKNDSHYTLMLNNGDELTADAVIVTTPHRQTAKMFSKYQFFESFKQMPSTSVATVAMAFPESAIKKDIDGTGFVVSRKSEYTITACTWTHKKWSHTTPPGKVLIRCYVGRAGDESIVQRSDEDIKKVVLKDLNKILSLTDEPEFTVITRWQNAMPQYTVGHKQRLKEVHENIERNLPGVFLSGASYEGLGLPDCIDQGEQSVRKVLKFINKKVEA from the coding sequence TTGAGTGAAAATAAGAGGAAAATTGTAATTATTGGGGGAGGCATTACAGGGCTAACGGTTGCTTATTATTTACAAAAAGAGATTCATAAACAGCAACTTGCGATTGAGTGTACATTGTTAGAAGCGAGTACACGACTCGGTGGAAAGGTTCAAACATATACAGAAAATGGTTTCGTTGTTGAACGAGGACCTGACTCTTTCTTAGCTAGGAAGCAAAGTGCTTCACGTCTTGTGAATGAAGTTGGAATGAGCGACGCTCTTATATCGAATCGAACTGGAAAGTCTTATGTACTCGTGAAAGATCGATTGCATTTGATGCCTGGTGGTTCTATTATGGGTATTCCAACAAAAATGACTCCGTTTGCGTTTTCAGGATTATTTAGTCCATTAGGAAAGCTAAGAGCAGGAGCGGATTTCATATTACCGCGATCGAAAGAAACGAGTGATCAATCGTTAGGGCATTTCTTTCGACGTCGACTTGGGAATGAAGTAGTTGATCATTTAATCGAACCACTTCTATCAGGTATTTACGCTGGTGATATTGATGAGCTTAGTTTACAAGCGACATTTCCTCAGTTCCAACAAGTTGAAGAAAAGTATCGTAGTCTAATTCTAGGAATGAAGCGAGGAATTCCAAAGCCTGTATCCTCTCAAAAAATGCAGGTAGGGGATAAAGGGATGTTTTTAACGGTATCTACTGGATTAGAGTCTCTTGTTCATGAGGTAGAGAAGCATCTTGATCAAGGAACAGTTCAGTTGCAAACTTCGGTTGAAAAGATCCATAAAAATGATAGTCATTACACGTTAATGCTTAATAATGGTGACGAACTAACTGCTGATGCCGTCATTGTAACAACACCGCATAGGCAAACGGCAAAAATGTTTTCGAAATATCAATTTTTTGAATCATTTAAACAAATGCCTTCTACATCAGTAGCGACGGTAGCAATGGCATTTCCGGAATCGGCTATTAAGAAGGATATTGATGGAACAGGATTTGTAGTATCACGAAAAAGCGAATATACGATAACAGCTTGTACATGGACTCATAAAAAGTGGTCACATACAACACCACCAGGTAAAGTGTTGATACGTTGTTATGTTGGTCGTGCTGGAGATGAAAGTATTGTTCAACGTTCGGATGAGGATATTAAGAAAGTTGTATTAAAAGATTTAAATAAAATATTGAGTTTGACGGACGAACCTGAATTCACGGTAATCACTCGTTGGCAAAATGCAATGCCACAATACACAGTCGGTCATAAACAACGTCTTAAAGAGGTACACGAGAATATTGAGCGGAATCTTCCTGGTGTATTTTTATCTGGTGCTTCCTATGAAGGGCTTGGTTTACCAGATTGCATTGATCAAGGTGAACAATCAGTAAGAAAAGTATTAAAATTTATTAATAAAAAAGTCGAGGCATAA
- the hemH gene encoding ferrochelatase, translating to MTKRKIGLLVMAYGTPYKEEDLERYYTHIRHGRKPSPEMIEDLRGRYEAIGGISPLARITLEQAEALEAALNDKYDEFEFKMYLGLKHIEPFVEDAVLQMNKDGIEEAVSIVLAPHFSTFSVKSYNGRAKEEAEKLGGPNIYSVESWYKEPKFIQFWADEVKKTYESMSEAERENAVLIASAHSLPEKIIAAGDPYPNQLQETAELIAEVAGVNNVEIGWQSAGNTPEPWIGPDVQDLTRDLFEEKGYKSFVYAPVGFVSDHLEVLYDNDYECKVVTDEIGANYYRPPMPNTDPLFIEAMVSSVMKKLQEGLRVE from the coding sequence ATGACAAAACGAAAAATCGGTTTGCTTGTAATGGCTTATGGTACACCATATAAAGAAGAAGATTTAGAACGTTATTATACGCATATTAGACATGGACGCAAACCTTCTCCTGAGATGATTGAAGATTTGCGTGGAAGATACGAAGCGATTGGTGGAATCTCACCGTTAGCTCGCATTACACTTGAGCAAGCAGAGGCTCTAGAAGCTGCATTAAACGACAAGTATGATGAGTTTGAATTCAAGATGTATCTTGGTCTAAAGCACATTGAACCATTTGTTGAGGATGCTGTCTTACAAATGAATAAGGACGGTATTGAAGAAGCGGTCAGCATCGTTCTTGCACCACACTTTTCAACTTTCAGTGTGAAATCTTATAATGGTCGTGCGAAAGAGGAAGCAGAAAAATTAGGTGGACCTAATATTTATTCCGTTGAATCTTGGTATAAAGAGCCAAAGTTTATTCAATTTTGGGCAGATGAAGTTAAGAAAACATATGAAAGTATGTCTGAAGCAGAACGTGAAAATGCCGTGTTAATTGCGTCTGCTCATAGCTTACCTGAAAAAATTATTGCAGCTGGTGACCCTTATCCGAATCAATTACAAGAAACTGCTGAACTAATAGCTGAAGTAGCAGGTGTTAACAACGTTGAAATCGGTTGGCAAAGTGCAGGCAATACTCCTGAACCATGGATTGGACCTGATGTACAAGATTTAACTCGAGATCTATTTGAAGAAAAAGGGTATAAATCATTTGTATATGCACCTGTAGGTTTTGTGTCTGATCATTTAGAAGTGTTGTATGACAATGATTATGAATGCAAAGTCGTTACTGATGAAATAGGTGCAAATTATTATCGCCCACCAATGCCAAATACAGATCCACTATTCATCGAGGCGATGGTCTCATCCGTAATGAAGAAGTTACAAGAAGGGTTACGTGTTGAGTGA